A stretch of Roseibium porphyridii DNA encodes these proteins:
- a CDS encoding HAD family hydrolase, with amino-acid sequence MTKTPLISVFWLTFMILALASLMAALQVAFTELDKSTPSVLLFGKYSALIFSNFSVIFSFLALSYSINRAVGRPLTLTTLFVSTLLVTLTTLLVLIGIEPAVSNWPALAGALLMLLRSLGVAVLPPRGDFSGIKEAIGSLGLSIATAVGWWVIDPASAPMAASITLLMSWPHLIDGINAFADKVFHKAAFAAGARELAPDAFSKIAKAREIVIDKSAVMSGPDLMVTNVMAFNNEPKTLLAVAASAEGRSDHPVAHALRQLATQWHVALKSPDRFKPAAGLGVVALLGGQTVVIGTTDLLKELKIDSFTADAIARSLEADGKTVLRVAVGGRVVGVLGLEGTLRQDAGVAGRMLRSEGLVPRLFSGDSHKTREALAGMLGLELMDDPLPGEKALEAAARSATETYPLVLSLSQDRSALELNVCPTGNAQDEANSSGPIAVSDTDDIGAFPALKALATRRKTLAAQAKGLLIALWTLAGLCGVFLLVPLAAAPILFGMCLAILWVFARFSVSDTLKKSSALS; translated from the coding sequence ATGACGAAAACTCCTTTGATATCCGTCTTCTGGCTCACATTTATGATCTTGGCACTCGCCAGCCTCATGGCAGCTTTGCAGGTAGCGTTCACGGAATTGGACAAGTCGACGCCATCGGTTCTCCTGTTCGGTAAGTATAGTGCACTGATTTTCAGCAATTTCTCCGTAATTTTTTCATTTCTCGCGTTGTCTTACTCGATAAACCGCGCCGTCGGCCGTCCTTTAACGCTGACAACGTTGTTCGTGAGCACGCTTTTGGTGACGCTTACAACGTTGCTTGTTCTGATCGGCATTGAACCGGCTGTTTCAAACTGGCCGGCGCTGGCTGGGGCGCTTCTGATGTTATTGCGTTCCCTCGGAGTTGCCGTATTGCCGCCGCGCGGAGATTTCAGCGGGATCAAGGAGGCCATCGGCTCACTTGGGCTATCGATTGCAACGGCCGTCGGCTGGTGGGTCATTGATCCTGCATCGGCTCCCATGGCGGCGTCGATCACGCTTCTGATGTCCTGGCCGCATTTGATCGATGGCATCAACGCATTTGCGGATAAGGTATTTCACAAAGCGGCATTTGCCGCCGGCGCGCGTGAGCTGGCGCCTGATGCATTCAGCAAGATCGCCAAAGCCAGAGAAATCGTCATCGACAAGTCCGCAGTGATGTCCGGACCGGATCTAATGGTGACCAATGTAATGGCGTTCAACAATGAGCCCAAGACGCTCCTTGCTGTGGCGGCATCGGCGGAAGGCCGGTCTGATCATCCCGTCGCACATGCGCTGCGGCAACTGGCCACTCAATGGCATGTAGCCTTAAAAAGTCCCGATCGCTTCAAACCGGCCGCGGGACTGGGTGTTGTCGCGCTGCTCGGAGGTCAGACGGTTGTGATCGGGACCACGGATCTTCTGAAAGAGCTGAAAATCGATAGTTTTACAGCCGATGCAATTGCCCGCTCACTGGAAGCAGATGGAAAGACGGTCCTAAGGGTAGCGGTCGGGGGCCGTGTCGTGGGCGTTCTCGGGTTGGAAGGTACGCTGCGGCAGGATGCAGGTGTCGCCGGCAGAATGCTTCGTTCAGAAGGTCTTGTGCCAAGATTGTTCAGCGGCGACAGCCACAAAACCAGAGAAGCGCTCGCCGGAATGCTGGGTCTGGAGCTGATGGATGACCCTCTCCCTGGTGAAAAGGCGCTGGAGGCCGCTGCCAGATCAGCAACAGAAACGTATCCGCTTGTATTAAGCTTGTCACAAGACCGGTCCGCACTGGAGCTTAACGTGTGCCCTACTGGCAATGCGCAGGATGAGGCCAACTCCTCTGGACCAATTGCCGTAAGTGATACAGATGATATTGGCGCATTTCCGGCATTGAAGGCACTGGCAACACGTCGAAAGACGCTGGCGGCGCAAGCGAAAGGGCTGTTGATCGCACTTTGGACGCTCGCCGGTTTGTGCGGTGTTTTCCTTCTTGTTCCTTTAGCGGCTGCGCCGATACTTTTCGGAATGTGTCTCGCAATCCTTTGGGTCTTCGCGCGATTTTCCGTCTCGGACACATTGAAGAAATCTTCAGCGCTCAGCTGA
- a CDS encoding ABC transporter ATP-binding protein has product MSVLDVKDLTVEFPGRKSVFVAVDDVNLSVEAGKILGVVGESGAGKSTVGNAVIGLLQEPGRISEGEIYLHGQRIDQLPYKEKRRLRGRKIGMIFQDPLTSLDPLQTVESQLVETIKTHLPLSSSDAQKRAVELIDAVGIPDPGERIKQYPHQFSGGMRQRVVIALALCAEPELVIADEPTTALDVSIQAQILELMKSLCAERNVAMMVITHDMGVIADITDHVAVMYRGELVEYGETTQVLGAPNHPYTQSLISAVPRPDVKVERFPIVNYIEEAGTPQKQIDISTHWLGKARDYEKVTGPLVQIRDLDMRFETRGSVFPSRRKYFQAVKKVSFDIQEGETFGLVGESGSGKSTIARLVTGLYHPTGGSILFGKTELTSLRNRKDVLAMRRQMQMIFQDPYSSLNARMRVKDIIAEPIKFHRLASSNSEVRQIVDDLLDHVGLGVAAGQKYPHEFSGGQRQRISIARALATRPRFLICDEPTSALDVSIQAQILNLLKDLQEELSLTMLFISHDLAVIRQMCNRIGVMRNGELCEVSDCDQLFEAPQHAYTRELLDLMPSMELLSRANLESA; this is encoded by the coding sequence ATGAGCGTTCTTGATGTCAAAGACCTGACGGTGGAATTTCCAGGTCGCAAGTCAGTCTTCGTAGCGGTTGATGATGTCAATCTCAGCGTTGAGGCGGGCAAGATCCTCGGTGTGGTTGGCGAATCGGGTGCAGGCAAGTCGACCGTCGGCAATGCGGTTATTGGATTGCTGCAGGAACCTGGCCGTATCTCAGAGGGTGAAATCTATCTGCACGGCCAGAGGATCGACCAACTGCCATACAAGGAAAAGCGTCGCCTGCGTGGTCGGAAGATCGGTATGATCTTTCAGGATCCTCTGACGTCGCTCGATCCGTTGCAGACGGTCGAGTCTCAATTGGTAGAAACCATAAAGACCCACTTGCCTTTGTCGTCGTCTGACGCGCAAAAACGCGCGGTTGAATTGATCGATGCGGTCGGAATTCCCGATCCAGGCGAAAGGATCAAACAATATCCTCACCAGTTCTCTGGCGGTATGCGACAGCGTGTTGTTATCGCGCTTGCGCTTTGCGCAGAGCCTGAGCTCGTGATTGCCGATGAACCGACGACAGCTCTTGATGTGTCAATCCAGGCGCAAATTCTTGAATTGATGAAGTCTTTGTGTGCTGAACGCAATGTCGCGATGATGGTTATCACTCATGACATGGGGGTCATTGCAGACATCACCGACCATGTCGCTGTGATGTATCGCGGTGAGCTTGTGGAATATGGCGAAACGACTCAGGTGCTCGGGGCGCCCAATCATCCTTACACTCAAAGCCTGATTTCCGCAGTCCCGAGGCCGGACGTAAAAGTCGAGCGCTTCCCGATCGTAAATTACATTGAGGAAGCCGGTACGCCTCAAAAGCAGATCGACATTTCAACTCACTGGCTAGGCAAAGCACGAGACTACGAAAAGGTTACGGGACCGCTGGTGCAAATCCGTGATCTTGATATGCGTTTCGAAACAAGAGGTTCTGTATTTCCATCGAGGCGGAAATATTTTCAGGCTGTCAAAAAGGTCAGTTTCGACATCCAGGAAGGCGAAACATTCGGCCTCGTCGGTGAAAGCGGATCCGGCAAGTCGACCATTGCCCGTTTGGTCACCGGACTCTATCACCCGACAGGCGGATCCATCCTTTTCGGCAAAACGGAACTGACATCGTTGAGGAACCGCAAGGACGTCCTGGCAATGCGTCGGCAGATGCAGATGATTTTTCAGGACCCCTACTCCTCCTTGAATGCGCGCATGCGTGTGAAGGATATCATCGCGGAACCAATCAAGTTTCATCGGTTGGCATCCAGCAATTCGGAAGTTCGCCAGATTGTCGACGACCTGCTCGACCATGTCGGTTTGGGCGTAGCTGCTGGTCAGAAGTACCCGCATGAGTTCTCTGGTGGGCAGCGCCAACGTATTTCCATTGCAAGGGCTCTCGCCACACGTCCAAGGTTTTTGATCTGCGATGAACCAACATCCGCTCTCGATGTTTCGATCCAGGCCCAGATTCTGAACCTTTTAAAGGACCTGCAGGAGGAGCTGAGTTTGACCATGCTGTTTATCAGCCATGATCTCGCTGTCATCCGGCAGATGTGCAACCGCATCGGCGTTATGCGAAATGGTGAATTGTGTGAAGTTTCGGACTGCGATCAGCTGTTTGAAGCTCCGCAACACGCCTATACGCGGGAGCTGCTGGACCTTATGCCGTCCATGGAACTTCTTTCTCGCGCAAATCTTGAAAGCGCCTAG
- a CDS encoding ABC transporter permease yields MPYVSNEEAKAAVADRSGSEAAPGRLSKIVDSDLFHSFLRSKVTVVAACGTFILFLLAILAPWVAPHNPFDLASISILDARVPPVWMEYSDPRFPLGTDDQGRDLLSGIFYGMRISLIVGFCSVIAAAVLGITLGLVAGYMGGRTDAVIMRIADVQLTFPAILIALLIDGIANGIFGSLDREVFAFYILIVSLALSFWVQYARTVRGSTMVEKNKEYVQAARVIGIPSVIIMARHILPNVMGPVMVIATINLALAIVTEATLSFLGVGMPPTQPSLGTLIAVGNDFLYSGEWWIAIFPGLALALLVLNVNLLGDWLRDALNPKLR; encoded by the coding sequence ATGCCCTATGTCTCCAACGAAGAAGCGAAAGCGGCGGTTGCCGACCGGTCCGGATCTGAGGCGGCTCCGGGACGGCTTTCAAAGATTGTCGACAGTGATCTCTTCCATTCCTTTTTGAGATCCAAGGTGACGGTCGTCGCAGCCTGCGGGACTTTTATCTTGTTCCTGCTGGCTATTCTTGCGCCCTGGGTTGCGCCCCACAATCCGTTCGATCTTGCTTCGATCTCCATTCTGGATGCCCGCGTTCCGCCGGTCTGGATGGAATATTCCGATCCGCGCTTTCCACTCGGCACGGACGACCAGGGACGGGATCTGCTGTCCGGCATTTTTTACGGCATGCGAATTTCGCTTATCGTCGGCTTTTGTTCTGTGATCGCTGCGGCTGTTCTGGGCATCACGCTCGGTCTCGTCGCCGGTTACATGGGTGGCCGCACGGATGCCGTCATCATGCGTATCGCCGACGTTCAGCTGACTTTTCCGGCCATTTTGATTGCACTGCTGATTGACGGAATCGCAAACGGAATTTTCGGCTCCCTCGATCGGGAGGTCTTCGCGTTCTACATCCTGATCGTCTCGCTGGCATTGTCGTTCTGGGTGCAATATGCCCGAACCGTTCGCGGATCCACGATGGTTGAAAAGAACAAGGAATATGTTCAGGCCGCGCGCGTGATAGGTATTCCTTCTGTGATCATCATGGCGCGCCATATCCTGCCCAATGTCATGGGCCCGGTGATGGTTATCGCAACGATCAATCTTGCGCTCGCCATTGTGACCGAAGCGACCCTCTCCTTCCTTGGAGTTGGCATGCCACCCACCCAGCCTTCGCTCGGCACACTTATCGCCGTCGGAAACGATTTTCTCTATTCGGGCGAATGGTGGATTGCCATTTTCCCTGGTCTTGCCTTGGCGCTTCTGGTTTTGAACGTCAACCTTCTGGGCGATTGGTTGCGCGACGCCCTCAATCCGAAATTGCGGTGA